In a genomic window of Acidobacteriota bacterium:
- a CDS encoding histone deacetylase, producing MLDWFRGLRLRVAHVPVWYDPEYRLPLSAFGKRTGLDPRRADLVAWYLLEHRWLRRRAFHTPARVGYEDLARVHSADYLEALGQRETLARVFGVDPWDVSVDELMRTVRLGCGGTVAAARESLRRRGPTLNLLGGFHHAGPDWGAGLCAVNDVAVAVGVLRHEGFGGQVVVLDFDAHPPDGTAACLRHDPSVWIGSLSGSSSGNIPGVDETVLPPRCDDERYLQALDAMMERMPAPDFALVIAGGDVLDGDHLGHLGMTLDGARRRDLRVARALAGVPTVWLPGGGYHADAWKVLAGTALALTGRTRRAIAPTDDPLATRFMRLARHLDHYAVAPSQSLSADDIDLDLGVRPSGPTVLFGRYTAEAIEYAFFRLGITAFLDRRGYRPLRVVLGASTTGQRVSVLGAADGREHVLIDGVYERKRVGEHEVLYIHWLSLRDPRARFSDRRPRLPGQEVPGLGLAREVSEMLALMARRLDLPGIAFSPAWYHTAVIAGTRLRFLDPARHGRFEAMQRDLAGVPLAEASQAVADGRVLMNGEAYAWEAEPMVSWEPSSAEREVIAAEREAVRFQLISPGPA from the coding sequence ATGCTCGACTGGTTCCGAGGTTTGCGGCTCCGGGTGGCCCACGTGCCGGTGTGGTACGACCCCGAGTACCGCCTGCCGCTCAGTGCGTTCGGCAAACGGACGGGTCTCGACCCCCGCCGGGCCGATCTCGTGGCGTGGTACCTGCTCGAGCACCGCTGGCTGCGACGACGGGCGTTCCACACGCCGGCCCGTGTCGGCTACGAAGATCTGGCGCGCGTGCACTCGGCCGACTACCTCGAGGCGCTCGGCCAGAGGGAGACGCTGGCCCGCGTCTTCGGCGTCGACCCGTGGGACGTCTCGGTCGACGAGCTGATGCGCACCGTGCGTCTCGGGTGTGGCGGGACGGTCGCGGCTGCGCGCGAGAGCCTGCGCCGGCGGGGGCCGACCCTGAACCTGCTCGGGGGGTTCCACCACGCCGGGCCCGACTGGGGCGCGGGGTTGTGCGCGGTCAACGACGTGGCGGTCGCGGTCGGCGTGCTGCGTCACGAGGGGTTCGGCGGCCAGGTCGTCGTCCTCGACTTCGACGCGCACCCGCCCGACGGCACGGCCGCCTGCCTGCGGCACGACCCCTCGGTGTGGATCGGGTCGCTCTCGGGGAGTTCGTCGGGGAACATTCCGGGTGTGGACGAGACCGTGCTGCCGCCGCGCTGCGACGATGAGCGCTACCTGCAGGCGCTCGACGCGATGATGGAGCGGATGCCGGCCCCTGACTTCGCGCTCGTCATCGCAGGAGGCGACGTGCTCGACGGGGATCACCTCGGGCACCTCGGCATGACGCTCGACGGGGCCCGGCGCCGCGATCTGCGCGTGGCCCGGGCGCTTGCGGGCGTCCCGACCGTCTGGCTGCCCGGGGGCGGCTATCACGCCGACGCCTGGAAGGTGCTCGCCGGCACGGCGCTCGCGTTGACGGGGCGCACCAGGCGGGCCATCGCGCCAACCGATGATCCGCTGGCGACGCGCTTCATGCGACTGGCGCGGCACCTCGATCACTACGCGGTCGCGCCGTCACAGTCGCTGAGCGCCGACGACATCGATCTCGACCTCGGCGTGCGCCCCAGCGGACCGACGGTGCTCTTCGGGCGGTACACGGCCGAGGCGATCGAGTACGCGTTCTTCCGGTTGGGCATCACGGCGTTTCTCGACCGCCGCGGGTACCGGCCTCTGCGGGTCGTGCTCGGGGCCTCGACGACCGGCCAGCGGGTGAGCGTGCTCGGCGCGGCCGACGGACGGGAGCACGTGCTGATCGACGGGGTGTACGAACGCAAGCGCGTCGGGGAGCACGAGGTGTTGTACATTCACTGGCTCAGCCTTCGCGACCCCCGGGCGCGGTTCTCGGACAGGCGGCCGCGCCTGCCCGGCCAGGAAGTGCCGGGCCTCGGGCTCGCGCGCGAGGTGTCGGAGATGCTGGCGTTGATGGCTCGCCGGCTCGACCTGCCGGGGATTGCCTTCTCCCCCGCGTGGTACCACACGGCGGTCATCGCCGGCACGCGACTGCGGTTCCTCGACCCGGCGAGGCACGGCCGATTCGAGGCGATGCAGCGCGATCTCGCCGGGGTCCCGCTCGCCGAGGCCTCGCAGGCGGTCGCCGACGGCCGCGTGCTGATGAACGGCGAGGCCTACGCCTGGGAGGCCGAGCCGATGGTGTCGTGGGAGCCGTCGAGCGCCGAGCGCGAGGTCATCGCGGCCGAGCGCGAGGCGGTGAGGTTCCAGTTGATTTCACCGGGGCCGGCCTGA
- a CDS encoding efflux RND transporter periplasmic adaptor subunit — MKSIGVVIASLALVGLGTLAWRAYRGAEQRSDVPTAVVARRDLSASVLATGAIRPQVGAEVKVGSRVSGVLERLHFNIGDRVRRGDLIAELDDRDLRARVAQAEAALQAAVARLELVRLGARVQEIAQARAAVADAEAGRVLAEKQLERQSALLDRRLVPPDDVDVAMKNLDSAVARLEAERERLALVERKYLPEEVSVVEAQVAEARAVLSLARTQLSYARIAAPIDGVIASVSTQEGEAIAAGFQAPTFVTLVDLDRLQADAFVDETDIGRIAPGQRAVLSVDAFPERDFTGAVTAILPKAVIQQNVVYYDVVVDLDPSDGLLRPDMTASVRILVGERQGVLAVPTPAVRREEAERVVYVLDGGRVVRRVVRTGWRDGGFTEIVGGLDESERVLVGAVPPG; from the coding sequence ATGAAGAGCATCGGCGTGGTCATCGCCTCGCTCGCCCTCGTTGGGCTTGGCACGCTCGCGTGGCGGGCCTACCGAGGAGCCGAGCAGCGAAGTGACGTGCCGACCGCCGTCGTCGCGCGTCGCGATCTGTCGGCGAGCGTGCTCGCAACGGGCGCGATCAGGCCGCAGGTCGGCGCCGAAGTGAAGGTCGGCTCGCGGGTCTCCGGAGTGCTCGAGCGGCTGCACTTCAACATCGGCGATAGGGTCCGGCGAGGCGACCTCATCGCCGAGCTCGACGACCGCGACCTGCGCGCGCGCGTCGCCCAGGCCGAGGCCGCGCTGCAGGCGGCGGTCGCCCGGCTGGAGCTCGTGCGCCTCGGCGCGCGCGTGCAGGAGATTGCTCAAGCTCGGGCCGCGGTCGCCGACGCGGAGGCGGGACGAGTGCTCGCGGAGAAGCAGCTCGAGCGGCAGTCCGCGTTGCTGGACCGGCGTCTGGTGCCGCCAGACGACGTCGACGTGGCGATGAAGAACCTCGACAGCGCTGTGGCACGGCTCGAGGCGGAGCGGGAACGGCTCGCGCTCGTCGAGCGCAAGTACCTGCCCGAAGAGGTCTCGGTCGTCGAAGCGCAGGTGGCCGAAGCGCGGGCGGTGCTGTCGCTCGCCCGCACGCAGCTTTCCTACGCACGCATTGCCGCGCCCATCGACGGGGTCATCGCCTCGGTGAGCACACAGGAAGGCGAAGCGATTGCCGCCGGGTTCCAGGCGCCGACGTTCGTGACGCTCGTCGACCTCGATCGCCTGCAGGCCGACGCCTTCGTGGACGAGACCGATATCGGCAGGATCGCGCCGGGGCAGCGCGCCGTGCTCAGTGTGGACGCGTTCCCTGAGCGCGATTTCACGGGCGCCGTCACCGCCATTCTTCCGAAGGCCGTCATCCAGCAGAACGTCGTCTACTACGACGTCGTCGTCGATCTCGATCCGTCTGACGGGCTGCTGCGCCCCGACATGACGGCGAGCGTCCGGATTCTCGTCGGCGAGCGCCAGGGCGTGCTGGCCGTGCCGACGCCGGCCGTCAGACGGGAGGAGGCCGAGCGCGTGGTCTACGTGCTCGACGGCGGGCGGGTCGTTCGCCGGGTCGTGCGGACGGGATGGCGAGACGGGGGGTTCACCGAGATCGTCGGCGGTCTCGACGAAAGCGAGCGCGTGCTGGTCGGCGCCGTGCCTCCGGGCTGA
- a CDS encoding long-chain fatty acid--CoA ligase, translating into MLLHRVATTPDRTAFMYPTDPGWPSITWKEVGDRVRAIAMGLRSLGIEHEQRCAILCATRVDWVLVDFGIMCAGAATTTIYPSNTADESAYIINDSATRVVFVENDAQLAKIEQKRGELPGVIKVVLIDGVPPSSDWVISLGRLMELGRAHDAANPGHYEAAVAEVTPASLATLLYTSGTTGRQKGVELTHDCWLYEAEAIDALGLLVADDVQYLWLPLSHSFGKVLEAAQIRIGFTSAIDGRVDKMVDHLAEVKPTFVAAVPRVFEKVHNKVVMGAQESGGLKLKIFTWAMGVGRQVSALKQAGQEASGLLALKHKLADALVFSKLRERFGGRLSFFISGSAPLSREVAEFFHAATILICEGYGLTETSAATFVNLPSRFRFGTVGHPMPGTEVRIAPADGEILVRGRGVMRGYHNLPDATRETIDADGWLATGDIGFVDADGFLKITDRKKDLIKTSGGKYIAPQALEGRLKAICPFISQVVVHGNNRNFCSALISIDEESVRKYLKEHGGGEAAPLADLVADARVVTLFQSYVDQLNAGLASYETIKKFAFLPVDLSVDAGDLTASLKVKRKAVEQKYMHLLDAFYAGGNDDRG; encoded by the coding sequence ATGCTGCTCCACCGAGTGGCGACCACCCCCGATCGCACCGCATTCATGTATCCCACCGACCCCGGCTGGCCCTCGATCACGTGGAAGGAGGTCGGCGACCGCGTGCGGGCCATCGCGATGGGATTGCGATCGCTCGGCATCGAACACGAGCAGCGGTGTGCCATCCTCTGTGCCACACGCGTCGACTGGGTCCTCGTCGACTTCGGCATCATGTGTGCCGGGGCGGCGACGACGACGATTTACCCGTCGAACACCGCCGACGAATCGGCCTACATCATCAACGATTCGGCCACGCGCGTGGTCTTCGTCGAGAACGACGCACAGCTCGCGAAGATCGAGCAGAAGCGCGGCGAGCTGCCAGGCGTGATCAAGGTCGTGCTCATCGACGGGGTGCCGCCGTCGAGCGACTGGGTGATCTCGCTCGGGCGGCTGATGGAGCTGGGGCGGGCGCACGACGCGGCGAACCCCGGCCACTACGAAGCGGCCGTGGCCGAGGTCACCCCGGCCTCGCTGGCGACGCTGCTCTACACGTCGGGCACGACCGGCCGCCAGAAGGGCGTCGAGCTGACGCACGACTGCTGGCTGTACGAGGCCGAGGCCATCGATGCGCTGGGTCTGCTCGTGGCAGACGACGTGCAGTACCTGTGGCTGCCGCTGTCGCACAGCTTCGGCAAGGTGCTCGAGGCGGCGCAGATCCGCATCGGCTTCACCAGCGCCATCGACGGTCGGGTCGACAAGATGGTCGACCACCTCGCCGAGGTCAAGCCGACCTTCGTCGCCGCGGTGCCGCGGGTGTTCGAGAAGGTGCACAACAAGGTGGTCATGGGGGCCCAGGAGTCGGGCGGCCTCAAGCTGAAGATCTTCACCTGGGCGATGGGGGTCGGCCGGCAGGTGTCGGCGCTGAAGCAGGCCGGCCAGGAGGCCTCGGGCCTGCTGGCCCTCAAGCACAAGCTGGCCGACGCGCTCGTCTTCTCGAAGCTGCGCGAGCGCTTTGGCGGGCGGTTGAGTTTCTTCATCTCGGGCAGCGCGCCCCTGTCGCGCGAGGTGGCCGAGTTCTTCCACGCGGCCACGATTCTCATCTGCGAGGGCTACGGGCTCACCGAAACGAGCGCCGCGACGTTCGTCAACCTGCCGAGCCGGTTCCGCTTCGGGACGGTGGGGCACCCGATGCCCGGAACCGAAGTACGGATCGCGCCGGCAGACGGCGAGATCCTGGTCCGCGGACGAGGCGTCATGCGCGGGTACCACAACCTGCCCGATGCGACGCGCGAGACGATCGACGCCGACGGCTGGCTCGCGACCGGCGACATCGGCTTCGTCGATGCCGACGGGTTCCTGAAGATCACCGACCGGAAGAAGGACCTGATCAAGACCTCCGGCGGCAAGTACATCGCCCCGCAGGCGCTCGAGGGCAGACTGAAGGCCATCTGCCCGTTCATCAGCCAGGTGGTGGTCCACGGCAACAACCGGAACTTCTGCTCGGCGCTCATCTCGATCGACGAGGAGTCGGTCCGCAAGTACCTCAAGGAGCACGGTGGCGGCGAGGCGGCCCCGCTCGCCGACCTCGTGGCCGACGCGCGTGTCGTGACGCTCTTCCAGAGCTACGTCGATCAGCTGAACGCGGGGCTCGCCAGCTACGAGACGATCAAGAAGTTCGCCTTCCTGCCGGTCGACCTGTCCGTCGACGCCGGCGACCTGACGGCCAGTCTGAAGGTCAAGCGGAAGGCGGTCGAGCAGAAGTACATGCACCTGCTCGACGCGTTCTACGCGGGAGGCAACGACGACCGCGGCTGA
- a CDS encoding ABC transporter ATP-binding protein — protein sequence MAEPLIRADSLSKVYEKPGGLSVTALRDASLEVEPGEFVAIVGASGSGKSTLMNLLGCLDRPTSGTLHLRGTLVSSLDDEALATVRNRTVGFVFQSFNLLPRTSALENVELPLLYSEHRDVPARARRALDAVGFPADRIRHHPGELSGGQQQRVAIARAIVNDPEILFADEPTGNLDTASSAEIMALFSAINAQGRTVVLVTHETDVAAYARRIIRLADGAIVSDEPNPDSPEVSQGGRP from the coding sequence ATGGCAGAGCCACTCATACGGGCCGACAGCCTGAGCAAGGTGTACGAGAAGCCAGGGGGGCTCTCGGTGACCGCGCTGCGCGACGCGTCGCTCGAGGTCGAGCCCGGGGAGTTCGTGGCCATCGTGGGGGCTTCCGGGTCGGGCAAGAGCACGCTGATGAACCTGCTCGGGTGCCTCGATCGGCCGACGAGTGGCACGCTGCACCTCAGGGGCACCCTCGTCAGCAGCCTCGACGACGAGGCCCTGGCAACGGTGCGCAACCGGACTGTCGGGTTCGTGTTCCAGTCGTTCAACCTGCTGCCGCGGACGAGTGCCCTCGAGAACGTCGAGTTGCCGTTGCTCTATTCGGAGCATCGCGACGTCCCGGCGCGCGCGCGCCGCGCGCTCGACGCGGTCGGCTTTCCGGCAGACCGCATCCGCCACCACCCCGGCGAGCTGTCCGGCGGCCAACAGCAGCGGGTGGCCATCGCCCGTGCCATCGTGAACGACCCGGAGATCCTGTTCGCCGACGAGCCGACGGGGAATCTGGACACGGCCTCGAGCGCCGAGATCATGGCGTTGTTCTCTGCAATCAACGCCCAGGGCCGCACGGTGGTGCTCGTGACACACGAGACCGATGTGGCGGCCTACGCGCGGCGCATCATCCGACTGGCCGACGGGGCCATCGTTTCGGACGAGCCCAACCCGGATTCCCCCGAGGTGTCGCAGGGGGGGAGACCATGA
- a CDS encoding sigma-70 family RNA polymerase sigma factor — translation MTSSDLSTGREASPSADASSALMVRVGRGDRGAFQVLVETHQGAVTNLIHHLIADQSRAEELAQDVFLQVYRAAPRYRPDARFTTWLHRIATNVALNALRARTRRPTVSLDALESDDRGQQTPVAVAPREAWPDRVFERDELVRVVGRAIRRLPERQRIAVVLHRYEGLSYEAIAEVMSSSPDAVDALLRRAKAALRDALKPYVGPLP, via the coding sequence GTGACGTCGTCCGACCTGTCGACCGGCCGCGAAGCGTCGCCATCAGCAGACGCCAGCTCGGCCCTCATGGTCCGCGTCGGGCGCGGCGACCGCGGGGCCTTCCAGGTGCTCGTCGAGACACACCAGGGCGCCGTCACGAATCTGATTCATCACTTGATTGCGGATCAGAGTCGGGCCGAGGAGCTCGCTCAGGACGTGTTCCTGCAGGTGTACCGCGCGGCGCCGCGGTACCGGCCGGATGCCCGCTTCACGACCTGGCTCCATCGGATCGCCACCAACGTCGCGCTGAACGCGCTGCGCGCGCGCACCCGCAGGCCCACCGTGTCGCTCGACGCGCTCGAGAGCGACGATCGGGGCCAGCAGACGCCGGTCGCGGTCGCTCCCCGTGAAGCCTGGCCCGATCGGGTGTTCGAGAGGGACGAGCTCGTCCGCGTGGTCGGGCGGGCCATTCGACGTCTGCCGGAGCGCCAGCGGATCGCCGTCGTGCTGCACCGCTACGAGGGGCTCTCCTACGAAGCCATTGCCGAGGTGATGTCCTCCAGCCCGGACGCGGTGGACGCACTGCTGCGCCGTGCCAAGGCCGCGTTGCGCGATGCGCTGAAACCGTACGTCGGACCCCTTCCGTGA
- a CDS encoding wax ester/triacylglycerol synthase family O-acyltransferase, with translation MSADLSRQPVAAVDSAWLRMDEPANLMVVTGVLVFEAPIPFSRVRHIFESQLLQFPRFRQRIVEPLLPVGTPTWEEDPRFDLDRHLSQVELAPPADEAVLQTFVASLMCRPFEADRPPWHFYYVSHYQDGSALIGRIHHAIGDGLALIHVILSMSDQAPTRRPPPAPAADDELEPWEAVARKVRGLVDQTLALPAAVLREAGQWLANPMRALETTGQMAAGTGALTRLVVMPPDPVTRFKGGLTNRKRVVWSRPISVADLKRVGRLTGSTINDVLMAGLSGALRRYLLERGDAVPSTLDVRGVIPVNLRPIEEAYQLGNQFGLVFMALPLGLDDPLDRIFEVRRRMTALKRSPEAFVAFQILRAIGAAPRQIFEFAVDLFSSKATAVVTNVVGPREPISFAGVPMKQAMFWVPCAGRLGLGVSLLSYAGEVWLGVYTDASIVPDPERILEGFYQEVDELLGLDADRTAQPPS, from the coding sequence GTGAGCGCCGATCTCTCCCGTCAGCCGGTCGCGGCCGTCGACAGCGCCTGGCTGCGTATGGACGAGCCGGCCAACCTGATGGTCGTGACGGGCGTGCTGGTCTTCGAGGCGCCCATCCCGTTCTCCCGCGTCCGGCACATCTTCGAGTCGCAGCTGCTCCAGTTCCCGCGCTTCCGCCAGCGCATCGTCGAACCGCTGCTCCCGGTCGGCACGCCGACCTGGGAGGAGGACCCGCGCTTCGATCTCGACCGGCACCTGTCGCAGGTCGAGCTGGCGCCACCCGCAGACGAGGCCGTTCTGCAGACGTTCGTGGCCTCTCTCATGTGCCGCCCCTTCGAGGCCGACCGTCCGCCCTGGCACTTCTACTACGTGTCGCACTACCAGGACGGCTCGGCGCTCATCGGCCGCATTCACCACGCCATTGGCGACGGCCTGGCGCTGATTCACGTCATCCTGTCGATGTCCGATCAGGCGCCGACCCGACGGCCTCCGCCAGCGCCGGCTGCCGACGACGAGCTCGAGCCGTGGGAGGCGGTGGCCCGGAAGGTGCGTGGCCTCGTCGACCAGACCCTCGCGCTTCCGGCGGCGGTGCTCAGGGAGGCCGGGCAGTGGCTGGCGAACCCGATGCGCGCCCTCGAAACGACCGGGCAGATGGCCGCAGGGACCGGCGCCCTCACGAGGCTCGTGGTGATGCCGCCCGACCCGGTGACCCGGTTCAAGGGGGGGCTGACGAATCGAAAGCGCGTGGTGTGGTCGCGGCCGATCTCGGTGGCCGACCTGAAGCGCGTGGGGCGCCTGACGGGGTCGACCATCAACGACGTGCTGATGGCGGGGCTGAGCGGTGCCCTGCGCCGGTACCTGCTCGAACGGGGCGACGCGGTGCCTTCCACGCTCGACGTGCGCGGCGTGATTCCCGTCAACCTTCGGCCCATCGAAGAAGCCTACCAGCTCGGAAACCAGTTCGGGCTGGTGTTCATGGCGCTCCCGCTCGGCCTCGATGACCCGCTCGACCGCATCTTCGAGGTCCGTCGCCGCATGACGGCGCTCAAGCGCTCGCCGGAGGCGTTCGTAGCCTTTCAGATCCTCCGCGCGATCGGGGCCGCACCCAGACAGATCTTCGAGTTCGCCGTCGATCTCTTCTCGTCGAAGGCCACGGCCGTCGTCACCAACGTCGTCGGACCGCGCGAACCCATCTCGTTTGCCGGCGTGCCGATGAAGCAGGCGATGTTCTGGGTGCCGTGCGCGGGGCGGCTCGGCCTCGGCGTGAGTCTCCTCAGCTACGCCGGCGAGGTCTGGCTCGGCGTCTACACCGACGCCAGCATCGTCCCGGATCCCGAGCGCATCCTGGAAGGGTTCTACCAGGAGGTCGACGAGTTGCTCGGCCTCGACGCGGACCGCACCGCGCAGCCACCCTCGTGA
- a CDS encoding zf-HC2 domain-containing protein, whose protein sequence is MTCPVVIDKLSAFIDGELPDADRLAVQGHLERCTACAAVHGRLSDAWALAGEVPRVLPRVDLWPRIEVRLPAGPRRGWLAWPGWDPFPVLATLALAVGLTIGLSLGGALVHGTTPADAHPRGPGGPVDVEVFADVFSGSLAEIALPAPAARRDVVR, encoded by the coding sequence GTGACCTGTCCGGTCGTCATCGACAAGCTGTCGGCGTTCATCGACGGCGAGCTCCCTGACGCCGATCGGCTCGCGGTTCAGGGCCACCTCGAGAGATGCACCGCCTGCGCGGCGGTTCACGGCCGACTCTCCGACGCGTGGGCGCTCGCCGGCGAGGTGCCGCGCGTACTGCCCCGGGTCGACCTGTGGCCTCGTATCGAGGTGCGGCTGCCCGCCGGGCCGCGGCGGGGGTGGCTCGCCTGGCCCGGCTGGGACCCCTTCCCGGTGCTTGCCACCCTGGCGCTCGCCGTCGGACTCACGATTGGCCTCAGTCTGGGCGGCGCGCTGGTTCACGGCACGACGCCTGCCGACGCCCACCCGCGCGGCCCGGGCGGACCAGTCGACGTGGAGGTCTTCGCCGACGTGTTTTCCGGATCGCTGGCCGAGATCGCCTTGCCGGCGCCCGCGGCTCGTCGGGACGTGGTCAGGTGA
- a CDS encoding cysteine desulfurase-like protein translates to MSHAIAHRPTYDLAALRRHFPALERVHNGQPVAYFDGPGGTQVPRVVAEAMNEYLFHHNANTHWCYPSSHETDAAIADARRAAGDLLNAAPETIVFGANMTTLTFHLARTLGRTWHAGDEVVVTELDHHANIDPWRATARDRDLVVRTVPMRDETGTLDWEAFERMVSSRTRLVAIGAASNALGTINDVARATALAHAHGALVFVDAVHLAPHALVDVQASDADFLACSAYKFHGPHVGLLWGRHDLLAALDVPKVAPAPDNVPDRLETGTLNHEGLVGTMAAIDFLAGLGHGATRRERLAGAYAAIDAHEMAMFGRLWRGLSAIDGVRLFGVAPEEPRTPTVAFAVDGIDADTVATALADLAVFVSSGDFYAATVVERLGYAREGLVRAGCALYTTADEVDRLVTGVAAIAAR, encoded by the coding sequence ATGTCACACGCCATCGCTCATCGTCCGACCTACGACCTCGCCGCCCTGCGGCGTCATTTCCCCGCCCTCGAGCGCGTGCACAACGGCCAGCCGGTCGCCTACTTCGACGGCCCCGGAGGCACGCAGGTGCCTCGCGTCGTCGCCGAGGCGATGAATGAGTACCTCTTCCATCACAACGCCAACACGCACTGGTGCTATCCGAGCAGCCACGAGACCGATGCCGCCATCGCCGACGCGCGGCGGGCGGCCGGCGACCTCCTGAACGCCGCCCCGGAGACGATCGTGTTCGGGGCGAACATGACGACCCTCACGTTCCACCTCGCGCGCACGCTCGGCCGCACCTGGCACGCGGGAGACGAGGTCGTCGTCACCGAGCTCGACCATCATGCCAACATCGATCCCTGGCGCGCCACGGCCCGCGACCGCGATCTCGTGGTGCGGACGGTACCCATGCGCGACGAGACCGGTACACTCGACTGGGAGGCCTTCGAGCGGATGGTCTCGTCACGCACGAGGCTCGTCGCCATCGGCGCCGCCTCGAACGCCCTCGGGACGATCAACGATGTCGCTCGGGCCACGGCACTGGCCCACGCGCACGGCGCGCTCGTGTTCGTCGATGCCGTGCATCTCGCGCCGCACGCGCTCGTCGACGTCCAGGCGTCGGACGCCGACTTCCTCGCGTGCTCGGCATACAAGTTCCATGGCCCCCACGTGGGACTGCTCTGGGGTCGCCACGATCTGCTCGCTGCGCTCGACGTGCCCAAGGTCGCCCCTGCACCCGACAACGTGCCAGACCGGCTCGAGACCGGCACGCTGAACCACGAAGGCCTCGTGGGCACGATGGCTGCCATCGACTTTTTGGCCGGACTCGGACACGGCGCGACCCGGCGCGAACGCCTCGCCGGCGCCTACGCCGCGATTGACGCCCACGAAATGGCGATGTTCGGCCGGTTGTGGAGGGGGTTGTCGGCCATCGACGGCGTGCGGCTGTTCGGTGTCGCTCCCGAAGAGCCGCGCACGCCGACGGTGGCCTTCGCGGTCGATGGGATCGACGCCGACACCGTGGCGACGGCGCTGGCCGACCTCGCCGTGTTCGTGTCGAGCGGCGACTTCTACGCCGCGACGGTCGTCGAGCGGCTCGGGTACGCGCGCGAAGGGCTCGTCCGGGCGGGCTGCGCGCTCTACACGACCGCCGACGAGGTGGATCGGCTGGTGACCGGCGTCGCCGCGATCGCCGCGCGGTGA
- a CDS encoding periplasmic heavy metal sensor: MKNQVLRLLLFLSLAINLGVIATIAWTRYEAAAGGSTGVTSPSGSLREHLDLTDEQVRAFEELHRDLETRVAAGRERVHERRQALFETLGGPSPDPAAIDAILGDISGVQAGIQRAVAESLLAQARLLSPDQRGRFVELLRDRARGSTPPRHLPLLGPGGAPRSDEGQ; the protein is encoded by the coding sequence ATGAAGAACCAGGTCCTCCGCCTCCTCCTGTTTCTGTCGCTGGCGATCAATCTGGGTGTCATCGCGACCATCGCCTGGACTCGGTACGAGGCCGCCGCGGGCGGTTCGACCGGCGTGACGTCTCCGTCGGGCTCGCTGCGCGAGCATCTGGATCTGACCGACGAGCAGGTCCGGGCGTTCGAGGAGCTTCACCGGGACCTCGAGACACGAGTGGCAGCGGGGCGCGAGCGGGTGCACGAGCGGCGTCAGGCGCTGTTCGAGACCCTCGGCGGGCCCTCGCCGGACCCGGCCGCGATCGACGCGATTCTAGGCGACATCAGCGGCGTGCAGGCCGGCATCCAGCGCGCGGTCGCCGAGTCGCTCCTGGCTCAGGCACGGCTGCTGTCGCCGGACCAACGCGGCCGGTTCGTCGAGCTGCTCCGCGATCGGGCGCGCGGAAGCACGCCGCCACGCCATTTGCCGCTGCTCGGACCTGGCGGGGCGCCGCGGTCGGACGAGGGGCAGTGA